The following DNA comes from Alienimonas californiensis.
GGAGCGGTTCCATTTCGGCGTCCAGCACCGCGGCCCGCTGATAGTCGGCCCGGTCGCGGGGGACGGGCAGCGTGGGGTAATCGTCGTCGAGATCGACGTCCGCGGTGTCGTTGAAGAAGGCGGCGGACTCGTAGAACTCCTCGTGCCGCAGCGGGTCGTAGGGGTGGGCGTGGCACTGCACGCACTCCATCGTCAGGCCCTGCCAGACCTGCCAGGTGGTGCTCACGCGGTCGAGGATCGCCTCGGTGCGGAACTGCTCGTCGTCGGTGCCGCCTTCCTCGTTGGACTGCGTGAGCCGATGAGCCGCGGTGGCGACGCGGTCCTCCACCGACGCCCCCGGCAATAAATCGCCGGCGAGCTGTTTGATCGTGAATTCGTCGTAGGGCAGGTCGCGATTATAGGCGTCGATCACCCAGTCGCGGTAGGGCCAGGCGGTGCGGCGGCGGTCCAGGCCGAGGCCGCGGCTGTCGGCGTAGCGGATCTGATCCAGCCAGACGCTCGCCCAGCGTTCGCCGAAGTGCGGGCTGTTCAACAACCGGTCGACCGCCGCGGCGTAGGCCGGTTCGCCCTGTTCGTTCACCGCGTCTAAAAATGTCGCGCGCTCCGCCGGGGTCGGCGGGAGGCCGATCAGGTCCAGCGAGACCCGCCGCAACCAGCGGTCCGGCTCCGCGGGCGGGTTCGGTTCGAGGCCGGCGGCCTCCAGCTTCGCCAGGACGAATTGGTCGATCGGACCGTGGCCCCACGCGGCATCGGCCGTCGGCGGCGGGGTCGGGCGGGTCGGCGGCTCGAAGGACCAGTGCCGGCCCCAGGCGGCACCCTGTTCGATCCAGCGGGTCAGGGTGGCGACCTCCGCGTCGCTGAGCCGGGGGCCGTGCTCGGCGGGCGGCATGCGGGTTTCGTCGTCCGGGTCGGTCACCCGGTCCAGCAGGTAGGACAGAGCCGGGTCGCCGGGCGTGACCAGCAGGGCGACGCTGTCCTCGTTGATCAGATTCAGCCCGCCGGCCTCCCGCACGCCGCCGTGGCAGGCCGAACAGTGGGCGTTGAAGATCGGCCGCACGTCCCGGGCGAATTGCACCTCCCCGGCACCGCCGGCTGCGGCGTCCGCCGCCGGGACCAACAGGGCGGCGAGGAGCAGCGGGGCGGGCATCGGCGACCGGCGCGGGGGGGACGGAACAGCCCCAGTCTATACGACCGCCGCCGCCCCGGCACCCACGCATTGCCTGATGTCGGCCGGAGCCAGGGCTCCGGCTTGGATGCCGTTTCAAGACAAACCCGAAGCGTCAGCGAGGGACGTGGGCGCAGCCCGCGCCCGCTGCGCGGGCGTCCCTCGCTGACGCTTCGGGTTGGTGATCCGGGTTCCTGAAACGGCGTTTGACCAAACTCTCCCGCTCACCAGCGGAGCAGCGCGGCGACGCCGCCGTTCTCCACGAGGCCCTGGACGCCCTGGGCGAACTCGACGTCGGCGTCGGTCTGCTCGGCCAGTCGGACCAGTTCCTCAACCAGCGCGATCGGCGTGACGTCTTCGCTGTCGCACAGCGGGCAGCGGTCGTGGACCTGGGCGAAGGCGGTGGTGCAGGCGTCGCACCGGCTGCCCTCGATCGTCACGTCGTGATCGACGGCCAACTCGTCCACGCGGCCGGTTTGCAGGGCGGTCAGCACGTCCTCCGGGCCGATCGCCCCCAGTCCGCCGGAGAGGGTTTCGTTCTGGATCCGCTTCCAGAGGGCCTGCTCCTCGCGGCGCTCCTCCTGCTGGAACAACCGCAAACCCTCCTCCACGAGGGCCTCCTCGGCGGCGTGCAGGTCGAAGCCCTCCGCGGCGATCACCCGCTCCTTCAGGCGGTCCGGCAGTTCCGCCTCAATTTGCTGGCGGGTCTCCTGCGAGCCCAGCAGCACGATCCGCTCCGGGCCGTGCTCCTTCGTCAGTTCGGCCAGCCGTTCGGCGACCTCGGCGGCGTAGCGGTGCAGTTGGCCCTTCCGCCGGCGGGCGTAGCGCTGCTGGCTCCAGCCGCCCTTTTTCACGCGGTTCTTCACGCCGCCCTTCACGGCCTCCTCCGCGTCGGCGACGGCGCCGGCGATCTGGAGGATGCGGGCGCCGTCGTTGTCCGCGGCGACCAGCAGGAAGGGTTCGTATTCGTCCTGCAACTCCGCCAGCGGCCGCAGGTTCGGGCTGCGGGCGGCGCGGAACGAGGTTTCCGCGGGCGTGGTCAGTTTGAAGCCGCGTTCGACCTTCGCCGCCGGGCAGGCCATCAGGCAGTAGCCGGCGCCCTGCTCGAACGACTCGCCGTCCATCAAGGCGTTCAGTCGCTCCAGGGCGGCGTCGAAGTCGGCGAGGCGGTCCGGTTCGTCGTGCTCAATCAGCCCGCGGGCCGTGGCGGCCCGGTTCTTCAACTCGCGGGCGCCGCCTTCGCCGGTGAAATAAAAGGTGAGGAACGACCGCGGCGGCCCCTCCAAGGCGGCGAGTTCGTGCAGGTTCAGATCGGCGAGGGACATGCGGCGCGGGGTGGAAGGGAGCGGAGCAGAACGTCGCCCCCAAGCCGGAGCCATGGCTCCGGCTTGGGGGGAGGAAGATGGTCGCCCGTCGGTCCTGTTGGTCGAAGGGCGGCCGGGAGGAGGACGGCGGGGGGCGGCCGGAAGACGTGGGACGCCCGCTCTGCAACCGCCGTGCCCGAAACGGCATCCGGTTTGCGTCAGCGGTTCGAGCCGATCTTCGTCCCCTTCGATTCTCCATTGGATTCCGACCCTGATGACCGCCCGGTCTTTCACCGCCCCCGACCCGGAATCGCTGACGATGGGGTGCGAGGAGGAGTTCCAGATCGTCGATCCCTCGACCGCCAAGCTGGCCAGCCGGGCCGATAAGCTGAAGCGGGACTCCCATCTCAAGGGCGATCTGGCCCCGCAGAACGAGCTGCATCTGTCCCAGATCGAGACCGCCACCTCCATTTGCGGTTCGCTGGGCGAGGTGCGGGAGCAGCTCGGCGCCGCCCGCAGGGACCTGCTGGAGAGCGCCTCGCACTTCGGCCTGACGATCGGCGCCGCCGGAACCCACGCCTTTTCGGACTGGCACGACCAGCCGGTCACCCCCAAGAAGCGCTACCTGGGCATGGTCACAGATTACCAGTACCTGACCCGGGAATTGCTGATTTTCGGCCAGCACGTGCACGTGGGCATTGCGGACCCGGACCTCGCCGTGCAGGTGATGAACCGCTCGCGGGTTTATCTCCCCACGCTGCTGGCCCTGACGGCCAGCTCCCCCTACTGGCTTGGGGAGGACACCGGCTACGACAGCTTTCGCATGCTGATGTGGTTGAAGTGGCCGATGACCGGCCCGCCGCAGCCGTTCAAGGATCGGGCGGACTACGACCGCACCATCGACGGGCTGGTGCGGGCGGGGGTGATCTCGGACGGCTCGAAGGTGTATTGGGACGTTCGCATTCCGCGGGAACTCCCCACGGTGGAGTTCCGCGTCAGCGACGTGAGCCCCCGGCTCGACGACGCCGTGATGCTGGCCGGGCTGGTGCGGGCGATCGCCCTGCGCTGCGCCCGGGCCGCCGCCGACGGCGAGCCGGACCCCAACCCGCGGCCGGAATTGCTGAAGGCGGCCAGTTGGCGGGCCGCCCGCAGCGGGGTGAACGGCGAACTGGTGGACGTCGCCGCCGGCAGGAAACGCCCCGCCGCCGAGCTGGTCGAGGGCATGCTGGGGGAACTCGCCGACGAACTGAACGACCTGGGCGAGGGCGCCTTCGTGCGGGAGCGGGTACGGGAGATCCTCGACGGCGGCAACAGCGCCGACCGCCAGCGGGCCGCGGTCCAGCGCTCCGGGGAGGTCCGCTCCGCCGTCGACCTCGTGGTGCGGGAGACCGCGGAGTTATAGCGAACGCCCGGCGAACCCCGCCGGGACGGCCCCGCACGCCCTCCGAACCGGGGCCGCTCACTCGCTCTGGATCGGCTGGGAACGGTCGCCTAGGCTCCCGGGGTCCGGCCGCGGCGGCCGATCCCGCGATCTCCCCTGCACTGCCATGTCGTCCAAACGTTCTTTCCCGCTGCGTTTGAACGGGCGCTTCATGCGGAGCCGGGCGCTGGCGCGGCTCGCGTCCAACCGGCACGGGTTGTCGCATCGGGAACTGCTGACGCTGCAATCCGGGCGCTCCAGCGTCGCCCCCAGCGTCGACCCGGAGCGCGTCCGGGCGACGATCCAATCGCTGCGGCCGTACGCCGTCGACGGCGCCGAGTTGATCCGCCTCGGCCCGGCCACGGACGGCGGGTATCTCGTCCCGGACGATCTGGAGGGCATCGTCGCCTGCTATTCCCCCGGCGTGTGCAGCGAATCCGGGTTCGAGCGGGACTGCGCCGACCGCGACATGGCCGTCTTCCTGGCGGACGCCTCCGTGGGCGGGCCGGCGACCGCCCACCCGCGGTTCCGGTTCGTGAAAAAGTTCGTCGGCCCCGTCCCGAGCGAGCAGGTCGTCACGTTGGAGGGCTGGGTGAACGACACCGCCGACGACCTCCGCACGCTGTCGGAGCAGGTCGGCGCCGACCCCGCCGGCGATCTGATGCTGCAAATGGACATCGAGGGCGCCGAATATACGACCCTGCTGGCCGCCCCGGACGCATTAATGCGGCGATTCCGCGTCATCGTGCTGGAACTGCACGACGTCGACCATATTTTCTCCGAATCCTTTTATCGGATCTTCGACGGCTTCGTCGCCAAACTGCTGCACACGCACCTCTGCGTGCACGTGCATCCGAACAATAACATGCGGGAGTTTCGCAAGTTCGGGCTGACGCTGCCCAACTGCTGCGAAATTACCCTGCTGCGCCGCGACCGTGCGGCCTCGACCCGGCCGGTGACGGCGCTGCCGCATCCGCTCGACGTCGATTGCGTCGCCAGCGCCCCCTCGATCGGGCTCGACCCGGCGTGGCTGGGCCAATAAAGCGTTTCTCCGCAGAGCGTCCCCTTCGATACCAACCCGAAGCGTCAGCGAGGGCGGCGGGCGCCGCCCTCGCCCGCTACGCGGGCGTCCCTCGCTGACGCTTCGGGTTGTTGATCCAGGGTGTCGATTCGGGGTTCTGAAACAGGTTCTCTGCCCCTCGGCCTCTCAATACTGGCGGTCTCTCAATACCGCCCGGCGGTTACGCGGGGCCAGTCGTCGGTGCGGAAGGGCGCCGCCGGCAGGCCGCGGGTGTTGAACAGCGTGATCTTCGGGTTGTCGGACCAGGCGTAGCGGACGGCGGCGATCTTCGAGACGCCCTCCGGCGCCGTGACCGTCACCGTGTTCGGGCCGGTCAATTCCGCCCTGGCCCGGACGAACTTCTTGTCCGGCCCGGCGACGGCGAAGCCGAGGGCCTCGGTCGCGTCAGCCGAATAATCGTCCCGGCGGATCTGCAGGGCGTCGCCGTCGGTGTCGAACGTGATCGTCGCGGTCTTGCCGTTCAATTTCGCCTCTTTGAACCGCGGGCTGAGCTGGCCCGGTTCGTCCATGTCGTAGACGGTTTCCAGCGCCGCCAGGGCCAGGCGTTCGCCGACGTCCTTTTTATTGCGGGGGTGAATGTCCTTCGCCTCGCCGGTATCGAGAATCACCGCCTGCCCCACGTCCGGCAGTTCGTCCAGCGTTTTGTCCTGGGCTTCCCGCAGCTCCGCCCATTCGGAGCCGGCGTTCGGGTCCTCCTTGTAGTCCATATAGTTGGCGAGCTGGACCCAGAAGAACGGCAGATTCTGGCCGAACTGCTCCCGCCAGTCCTCGATCATCGCGGGGAAGATTTCGTCATATTGTTCCGCCCGGCCGGCGTTCGTTTCGCCCTGATACCAGATCGCTCCCTTGAGGGCGAAGGGCACCAGCGGGGCGATCATGCCGTTGTTGAGGTTCGCCGGGTGGTGGGGGTGGGTGGGGCCGTATTTGCCGTTCCAGTTGCCGTCGGACGCTTGGCCGGCTTTGGCCTCGGCGTCGTATTTTTCCCAGCGCTCCAGCAGCGGGCCGGCAGTTTCGAGGGTCTCCAACGTCTCCGTGCGAGTCCAGGCCTCGGACGGCGTGCCGCCCCAACTGGAATCGATTAGGCCGACCGGGTTGCCGGTCGCGTGATGAATGGTCTGACCGAAGTGATAGCCGACCGCGGAGAAGTTCGCCGCGGCCTCGGGGCTGAGTTTGACCCACTGGGCGGCGGACGGCTCGCCCTGCCCCGGCTGGCCCTTCAGGGTCGTCTGCGGTTCGCGGACGCTGTTCTTGGGCACGGTGAACAGGCGGATCTCGTCGCTCTTGGCGGCCTGCACGTCGCGGGCGCCGTCGAGGGTGTTGTTCAGCGGCCATTCCATATTGGACTGCCCGCTGCACAGCCAGACGTCGCCGACGAGCACGTCGGTATAAATCTTCCGGTCGGCAGTGTCCGCGGCGGCCTCGTCTTTGAGAGCGCTCGCCGCGGAGTAATCCTCTTTGACGTCCGGCACGTCGGCGACGACCAGCGTCAGCGTCGTCCCCGACTTGAACGGGCCGACCTCGGTCTGCCAGCGGCCGGCCTCGTCCGCGGTGGCGAAGACGATCGCCTCATTGGTCTTCTCCAACCCCTCGGCCTTGCCGCTTTCGACGACGAAGGCGGAGACGGCCACCGTCCCGCCCGGCTCGGTGGCGCCGAACACCGGGGCCTTCACCCCGGCCTGCAACACCATTGAATCGCCGAAGATCGGGGCCGGCGTGACCTCCGCGGCGGCGGGGGCGGCCAGGCCGGCCAGCAGCAGGGCCGGACAGAGCGAACCGAGAGCGAGCGGTCGGAGCATGGATTTTGAGACGGTGAGCGAGAACGGAACGGCGCACGCTAATGCCGCCCGCCCAGGGGTTCAACCGGCGCCGGAGCCCCGCCCCGTAGCGGCGGCTTCCAGCCGCCGACTCTCGACGCGGCCCGTGGAACGCGTCCGCTCGCTCCGCTCACGGGCGGCGGCAGGATGCCGCCGCTACGAAAGAACGCGGTCGGTTCGTCGCGGACCCCGCAAACCCCCCGCCGAGCGATCAATTCCGCGTTCTCAAACATTTGCCCGGACGCCGCCGCGATTCGCGGGATCGCCCTTGTGGACGGGCGTTCATATCACACACTGCGGGACGGTCCTGATCTCATTCGGAGTCTGATATGCACCGGCCCCCCCACGACCCGCCCCCGCCGGCCGCGATCCCGCCGGAACTCGCCGCGTTCTTCAACCCGCCGCCGCTCCCGGCGCCGCCGGATCCGGCGGCGTTGCGGAGGCGGGAGGAAGAGCGGCTCGCCAGGAAACGGGCGAATTTCGCGTCGCTGTATTCGTTGGAAACCCAGCGGGCGGAGAAGGCCCGGCGGGAAAAGCTGCGGGCGGCGCTGACGACCGGGCCGCTGGCCGGCGTGCCCGCGTTGGGCGACGCGGAGCCGACGGCGGGCTGCCGCCCGGACCTCTGGCCGCCGCGGCCGAGGCGGCCGCGGGGCGTGGCCGGCCGGCACGGCGACACCTGGAGCCGGCGGCGGTTGGTCGGCCTCGTCCGGCGGTTCGCGAGGGCCCGCGGGG
Coding sequences within:
- a CDS encoding baeRF10 domain-containing protein; the protein is MSLADLNLHELAALEGPPRSFLTFYFTGEGGARELKNRAATARGLIEHDEPDRLADFDAALERLNALMDGESFEQGAGYCLMACPAAKVERGFKLTTPAETSFRAARSPNLRPLAELQDEYEPFLLVAADNDGARILQIAGAVADAEEAVKGGVKNRVKKGGWSQQRYARRRKGQLHRYAAEVAERLAELTKEHGPERIVLLGSQETRQQIEAELPDRLKERVIAAEGFDLHAAEEALVEEGLRLFQQEERREEQALWKRIQNETLSGGLGAIGPEDVLTALQTGRVDELAVDHDVTIEGSRCDACTTAFAQVHDRCPLCDSEDVTPIALVEELVRLAEQTDADVEFAQGVQGLVENGGVAALLRW
- a CDS encoding carboxylate-amine ligase gives rise to the protein MTARSFTAPDPESLTMGCEEEFQIVDPSTAKLASRADKLKRDSHLKGDLAPQNELHLSQIETATSICGSLGEVREQLGAARRDLLESASHFGLTIGAAGTHAFSDWHDQPVTPKKRYLGMVTDYQYLTRELLIFGQHVHVGIADPDLAVQVMNRSRVYLPTLLALTASSPYWLGEDTGYDSFRMLMWLKWPMTGPPQPFKDRADYDRTIDGLVRAGVISDGSKVYWDVRIPRELPTVEFRVSDVSPRLDDAVMLAGLVRAIALRCARAAADGEPDPNPRPELLKAASWRAARSGVNGELVDVAAGRKRPAAELVEGMLGELADELNDLGEGAFVRERVREILDGGNSADRQRAAVQRSGEVRSAVDLVVRETAEL
- a CDS encoding class I SAM-dependent methyltransferase produces the protein MSSKRSFPLRLNGRFMRSRALARLASNRHGLSHRELLTLQSGRSSVAPSVDPERVRATIQSLRPYAVDGAELIRLGPATDGGYLVPDDLEGIVACYSPGVCSESGFERDCADRDMAVFLADASVGGPATAHPRFRFVKKFVGPVPSEQVVTLEGWVNDTADDLRTLSEQVGADPAGDLMLQMDIEGAEYTTLLAAPDALMRRFRVIVLELHDVDHIFSESFYRIFDGFVAKLLHTHLCVHVHPNNNMREFRKFGLTLPNCCEITLLRRDRAASTRPVTALPHPLDVDCVASAPSIGLDPAWLGQ
- a CDS encoding sialate O-acetylesterase, with the protein product MLRPLALGSLCPALLLAGLAAPAAAEVTPAPIFGDSMVLQAGVKAPVFGATEPGGTVAVSAFVVESGKAEGLEKTNEAIVFATADEAGRWQTEVGPFKSGTTLTLVVADVPDVKEDYSAASALKDEAAADTADRKIYTDVLVGDVWLCSGQSNMEWPLNNTLDGARDVQAAKSDEIRLFTVPKNSVREPQTTLKGQPGQGEPSAAQWVKLSPEAAANFSAVGYHFGQTIHHATGNPVGLIDSSWGGTPSEAWTRTETLETLETAGPLLERWEKYDAEAKAGQASDGNWNGKYGPTHPHHPANLNNGMIAPLVPFALKGAIWYQGETNAGRAEQYDEIFPAMIEDWREQFGQNLPFFWVQLANYMDYKEDPNAGSEWAELREAQDKTLDELPDVGQAVILDTGEAKDIHPRNKKDVGERLALAALETVYDMDEPGQLSPRFKEAKLNGKTATITFDTDGDALQIRRDDYSADATEALGFAVAGPDKKFVRARAELTGPNTVTVTAPEGVSKIAAVRYAWSDNPKITLFNTRGLPAAPFRTDDWPRVTAGRY